In Isosphaera pallida ATCC 43644, the sequence TTCGTTGATGATGGCGCTCTTGAGCGAGGGACTGAATCTTCTGGACTGCTTCTTGACTTTTATGAGTAAACTGGTCGAAGCGAAACGCCATAAGTCGGCCCCCCTTTCGGGTCGTCAAACGGCAGGTTCCCGAGGATGGGCGACGGTGGCGCACCGCGCGGCTCGGGACGATCAAGATTGGGACGCGGGGATCATCAGGGCGGCTTCCACACGGTTCGGCGGGTCGATTCGATTCACGGCGCGAACGCGCCGAATCACAAGGCCGCCGCGGCGAAGTCGATTCAAGGAAGTGAGGGTGACAATGAGATGATAGTAAGATTGGCGAGGATGATGATTCAACCTCGGTTGAGTGCGGCCTGGGCTTGAGATGGACTCAACACCCGGTTGAATGAACCGATCGCGGCGGGTCGGGCGACCGGTCCAACCGGAATGATGAGCCGGGGGCCGTTGCAGAAGGGGGCCGTTTGGTTGAGGTCGCCCGACCCCCTTGGAGTTCCACGTCGCGCTGCGGAAGTCGCCGTGGTCACTTCTTCTCTTCGAACTCGACGTCGATGGTTTCGTCCTCTTTGTGGGCCGAGTTGCCGGTGGTCGCGCCTGCGCCTACGGGGGAGCTGGAACCGGCCTGGTTGCTGGCGTAGAGATGTTCGGACATTGCCATGCCCGCCTTCTTGAGATCCTCGGTGGCTTGGCGGATCGCTTCGATCGAGTCGCCTTTCACGGCGTTCTTGACCCGCTCGATCGCGGCCTTGACTGCCTGGGTGTCGGCCTCGGTGAGCTTGTCCTTGGCGTCCTCCAGGGTCTTTTCGATGCGGTAGACCGCCTGATCGGCCTCGTTGCGGGCTTCGGCCAGTTCCCGACGCTTCTTGTCGGAGGCGGCGTTGGCTTCCGCTTCGCGTTGCATCCGTTCGATCTCTTCTTTGGAGAGGCCGCCGGAGGCTTCGATCCGCACCGAGGCTTGCTTGCCGGTGCCTTTCTCCACAGCCGAGACTTGAAGGATGCCGTTGGCGTCGATGTCGAAGGTGACTTCGATCTGGGGAACTCCCATGCGGGCTGGCGGGATGTCTTCCAGGTTGAACTTGCCTAGCAAGCGGTTGTCGGCAGCCATCGGGCGTTCACCTTGGAAGACCTGAATCGTGACCGCGGTCTGGCCGTCTTCGGCAGTGGTGAAGATCTCTTGCTTCTTGGTGGGGATGGTGGTGTTGCGGGGCACCAGCACGGTGAACACGCCACCCTTGGTTTCCACACCCAGCGACAGCGGAGTGACATCCAGCAGCAGCAGGTCCTTGACGTCGCCGGTCAGCACGCCACCCTGAATCGCCGCGCCAATGGCAACGACCTCGTCGGGGTTGACTCCCTTGTGCGGTTCTTTGCCGAAGATGTCTTTGACAATCTGCTGGACTCGCGGCATTCGGGTCGAGCCACCCACCAGCACCACTTCGTCGATGTCCGACGGCTTGAGCTTGGCGTCCTCAAGCGCTTTGAAGACGGGGCGACGGCACCGCTCGAAGAGATGGTCGGTAAGTTTCTCGAACTGGGACCGGGTGATGGTTTGCATCAAATGCTTGGGACCGGTTTGGTCGGCGGTGATGAACGGCAGGTTGATTTCGGCCTGGGTCTGGAAGGAGAGATCCTTCTTGGCTTTTTCTGCCGCTTCCTTGAGCCGTTGCAGCGCCATGGGGTCTTTGCGGAGGTCGATTCCTTGCTCACGCTTGAATTCCTCGGCGATGAAGTCGATCAGGGCTTCATCCCAGTCGTCGCCGCCCAGGTGGGTGTCACCGCTGGTGGAAAGGACCTCGAAGACGCCGTCGGCCACGTCGAGGATGGAAATATCGAAGGTGCCGCCGCCCAAGTCGAAGACCGCGATCTTCTCGTTCTTCTTCTTGTCCAAGCCATAGGCCAGCGCCGCGGCGGTCGGTTCGTTGATGATCCGCATCACCTCTAGCCCGGCGATCTGGCCGGCGTCCTTGGTGGCTTGACGCTGGGCATCGTTGAAGTAGGCCGGCACAGTGATGACCGCCTTGCGTACTTTATGGCCCAAGTAGCTTTCGGCTGCTTCCTTGAGCTTGCGTAACACCATCGCCGAGACTTCCGGCGGGGTCAGGGTTTTGCCGCCGGCTTCAACCTTGACGTAGTCGTTGGGGCCGCCGACCACCTTGTAGGGCACCATCTTCTCTTCCGCCTCGACTTCGGAATGACGACGGCCCATAAATCGCTTGATCGAGTAAATGGTGCCGGTAGGGTTGGTGACCGCCTGACGCTTAGCAGGTTCCCCCACCAGGATCGAGTCGCCCTTGGTAGTGAAGGCCACGACCGAGGGTGTCAACCGGCTTCCCTCCTGGTTGGCGATGACGACCGGCTCACCGCCTTCCAACACCGCCACCACCGAGTTGGTGGTTCCCAGGTCAATCCCGATGATCTTTTCGCCTTCAGCCATGATGTGGTCCTCCCTCTAGGTGACGGTTTGGAAACGAAACGGGGACGACCCTGGAGGCGGCCCCCAGCCAGAATCATGCTCGTGGGTCCCAAGAAGTTCTCTCAAAACCCCGTTGAAAGGGTTGCGAGCCAGAGTCGCCCTCGGACTAGTCACAATCCGTCGCACTCTTGCCCTTCACCGGAGCAACCAACATGCCAGTTTCAAAGAATCACGCCCAAACCTGCGCTTGAGGCCAGAACTCCCGGTCAAACCACCCAAAACACCACAGCGCGGATCGCGTGAATCTGGTTCGGTGCCGAAATGGCAGTTGGTCGATTGACGTGTGGGAGCCTCCTTTTGCCAGAATGGCAGGCAAGCGGTGACGCTTACGACTCCGATGAGACGAGGTCGGTTGCGTGGCCGCTTGGCGGTTTGAGGGCGGAGGATTCGACACCGTTAGTCGGTTCATCGCGGTCGCCGGGAGTTCCCTTGGCGGTTGGGGTAGGGGCTGGATTGTGATTGTGATTGTCGTTGCGGCGAGTCTGAGAGACGTTGGCGGAGCGATTCGTGGGTTGGTTCAACGCGGTGCGTAACGACTCGGCAGCCACGTAGAACGAAGGGATGACGAAGACCGCCAGCACGGTGCTGGCGATCATGCCACCGAAGACGGCTGTTCCTAGCGCGCGACGCCCGGCGGCTCCAGCTCCCTCGGCGATCACCAGGGGGAACACCCCCATGATAAACGCCAAGGACGTCATGATGATTGGGCGGAACCGCAAGCGGGCTGCTTCCACCGCTGCTTGGTGGATGGGGGTTCCGGCTTGGCGTTTGGCCCGAGCAAATTCCACGATCAGGATCGCGTTCTTGCTGGCTAGCGCGATGATCAGTACGATGCCGATTTGGGTGTAAATGTTGATGTCCATGCCTCGGATGACGGTCGCCAGGGCGGCTCCCAGCAGCGCGAGGGGAACGGTGAGGATCACTGCCCAGGGCAGGATCCAACTTTCGTACTGGGCGGCCAGCACGAGGTAAACCATCAGCACCGCCATGACGAAGACGAGGATGGCTTCGGAGCCGACGATTTTTTCCTGGTAAGAGATACCGGTCCATTCGTAGCCCAGCGCGGGGGTCAGTTTGGCGTCGAGCATGGATTCGATGATGGCGATGGCGTCGCCCGAACTGACTCCGGGGGCCGCCTCGCCGGTCACCAGCGCTGAGGGGTAGAGGTTGTAGCGCGGGATCACCTGGGGACCGACCACCGAGCGGATCGTGGCCATCGCGCCAATCGGCACCATGTCACCCCGATTGTTGCGAACTTCGATGCGGCGGATGTCGTCGGGTCGCAAGCGGTAGGGGTGGTCGGCTTGGACCCGGACTTGGAAGGTTCGCCCGAATTTGTTGAAGTCGTTGACGTAGGTGGACCCCATGGTGGCTTGGAGAGTCGTGAATACGTCGTCGAGGTGGACCCCCAAGGCTTCGACCTTGACCCGGTCGATGTCGATGAAAAGTTGGGGGACGTTGGCGCGGAAGGTGGTGTTGACCGCCGCCAACTTGGATTGGCCCGCAGCGTCTTCGCGCAGTTCGGCGACAAACTTGGCGAGTTCCTCGCCGCCAAGCCCCTGTTTGTCTTGAATCTGAAGTTGGAAGCCACCCACCGCGCCGAGACCTCGGATCGCCGGCGGCGGAAAAATCAGCACAAACGCCTCCTGCATCTCCTGAGCAAAACGGCTCCGCAGGGTGCCCACGATCGCTCCTAGGCTCTTTTGGGGGTCGTCGCCCCGCTGTTTCCAAGGGTCGAAGATCACGAAGAACGTCGCCGCGTTGGGAGCCGCCGAAAAATCGATGAATGAGAATCCGCCGATGCCATAGGCATTCTTGACGCCGGGTGTTTCCAGGAAAATCGTGGTGGCCTTCTCGACCACCTCGCGGGTTCGATCCAACGAGGCGGCATCGGGAAGCTGGATAATCGACACCAAATAGCCTTGATCCTCGTTGGGGAGAAAGCTACGTGGGATCTGCTGGTAGCCGTAAAAAGTCGCGGCAGCTAGGAGGGCGAACAGGATCAAAACCAGCGGCGTGGCCCGTACCAGACGGGCGATGATCCAGGAATAAACCGCCTCGATTCGGTTGTAGACGGCGTTGAAGACGCGGAACAGCAGCCAACGGCGGGGTGGGGCGGGTTTGAGCCACGCGGCCGATTGGGCTGGTTTGAGGCTCAACGCGTTGATTGCCGATAGCAGCGCGGTTGCGGCGATGGTGAGGGCGAATTGGCGGTACAGTTGTCCGGTGATGCCCGCCAGGAAGGCCGCGGGGATGAACACCGCCATGAGCACCAGGGTGATGCCGATGATCGGGCCGGTCACCTCGTCCATCGCCTGGATGGTCGCCTCGCGGGGGGGCATTCCCTGTTCGATGTGGTGGGCGGCGTTCTCCACAATCACGATTGCGTCATCCACCACGATGCCGATCGCCAGTACCAGACCGAACAGGGTCAACAGGTTGATGGTGAACCCCAGCGCCGCCATCGCTGCGAACGCCCCGATGATCGTCACCGGCACCGTGGTGGCCGGAATCAGCAGCGCCCGCCAATCTTGGAGGAACACCAGAATCACTAACAGTACCAGGACGCCCGCCTCGAACAGCGTCTTGTACACTTCGGCGATCGACTCCTCGACGAACAACGTAGTGTCGAAGGTGATCTCGTACACCAGTCCTTCCGGGAAGTCTTTTTCGAGACGCTTCATCGTGGCCCGGACCTGTCGGGCTACCTCAAGCGCGTTGGCCCCCGGCAACTGGAAGATCGCGCAGCTGGCCGCCGGGTTGCCGTTCTTGAGTGCGAATTGGTCGTAACTTTGGCCTCCAAGTTCCACCCGCGCCACGTCCTTGAGGTAAACCAGACGGTTGCCCGGTTCGGACTTGACCACGATTTGCTCGAATTGCTCGGGGGTTTCTAGACGTCCCAGGGTGTTGACGGTGAACTGGAACGCGGCGTCGCTGGGGTTGGGCGGTTGTCCCACCTGACCAGCGGCCACTTGGAGGTTCTGGCCGCGGATGGCCGCGATCACCTCCGCAGCGCTGATGCGTCGGGCCTTGAGTTTATCCGGGTCAAGCCAGACCCGCATTGAGTAATCCGACCCTCCGAAGACGCGAACATCTCCCACGCCGTAGATGCGGCTTAGTTCATCCCGCACCCGGAGTTTGGCGTAATTGGTCAAATAGAGGCCGTCGAAAGTCCGTTCGGGCGAAAACAGCGCGACGACCTGAATGATGTTCACCGACTGTTTTTTGACCAGGACTCCCTGACGCCTCACTTCCTCCGGCAGCAGGGGCTCAGCGGCAGCGACCCGGTTTTGGACGAGGACTTGAGCCACATCCAGGTCGGTGCCGATCTCGAAGGTAACCGTCAGGTTGTACGAACCGTCGGCGGCGCAGACCGCCGACATATAAAGCATCCGCTCGACTCCGTTGACCTGCTGTTCGATTGGCACGGCCACCGTGTCGTTGACCACTTGCGCGCTGGCCCCGGGATAGATCGTCGTGACCGTGACGGTCGGCGGGGTGATCTCGGGATACTGTTCGATAGGTAGACGCTGCAGGGCCACCCAGCCGAAGATGATGGTCAAGATCGCCAGCACGTTGGCGAAGACCGGGCGATCAATGAAAAACCGAGCCATGAATCGAGCATCTCCGGGGGATTCGTCTTAAGCCCCGCTGGCGGTGAGGGACCCGGAGGGGGTCTTGAGGTCAGGGCGTGCTGGAGTCGTCGCGCGGGGGGTGACCTTGACGCTGGACGGCGACTCGTCAGGTCGGGAATGGTCGGGGGCAGGCAGGTTCAACGATCGTTCCTTGTCGCTGAGGCCAGTGTTGGCAGTTGGCGTGGGGTTCGCGGAGTCCTCGGCGCGGCCGCGACTTTCTCCCGGCGAGGTGGGCGCGTCGCGGCCTTCGACCGCGACTTTGGCTCCGGGGCGGGCGCGTTGAAGACCATTGACCACCACCCACTCGTCGGCTCCCAGTCCCTCGCGGATCACCTTCAAGCCGTTGTCAATCACTGGGCCGGTTCGCACGGGACGAATTTCGACTTGATCCTCGGCGTTGACCACGAGGACATATTCGCCGCGCAAGTCGATTCCCAGCGCCCGTTCAGGCACGACCAGTCGCGCGCGGGGCGCGCCTACGGTCACCCGGACTCGGCAGAACAGGCCAGGAACCAAACGACGATCTGGGTTGGGGAAGACCCCTCGAAAGATCATGGTACCCGAACCAGAGTCCACCCCGGTGTCGGTGTAGTCCAGTTCGCCTCGGAAGGGAAAGGATCGATCCTCGCCCAGACCCATTTCCAAAACGACTCCCGGAGGCGTGGCAGCCCGCGAGCCGCCAGGAGAGTTCGGGGGGACTGCCAGGGTCGCGCGAGCGCGTTCCACAACCGTCCCCAGCACCTCCAACAAGTCGCGTTCACTGACCGTGAACTCGACGTAGAGGGGGTCAAGGCGGTCGAGGGTGGCTAACTCGGTCTTCTCGGCTTCAACAAGGTTGCCGGGATCGACCAAACGTCGCCCGATGCGTCCCGAGATTGGGGCGCGGACCACGGTGAAATCCAAGTCAAGTTGAGCCGCGCGGATCGCCGCGCGGGCCGCGTCGATTTCCGCCTGAGCGGTTTTCAACGCGGCGGCCTTGAGGTCCAACTCCTGCGAGGAGGAGGCGTTGCGTTGGGCCAACTGGCGTTGGCGGTTGATTTCCGCCTGCGCCAATGCCGCGGCGGCCTCGGCCCGGTTGAGGTCAGCCTTGGCCTGGGCCAATCGAGCCTCGAACGGCTCGGGATCGATCACAAACAACGGATCCCCCTCGGCGACTTCC encodes:
- the dnaK gene encoding molecular chaperone DnaK; its protein translation is MAEGEKIIGIDLGTTNSVVAVLEGGEPVVIANQEGSRLTPSVVAFTTKGDSILVGEPAKRQAVTNPTGTIYSIKRFMGRRHSEVEAEEKMVPYKVVGGPNDYVKVEAGGKTLTPPEVSAMVLRKLKEAAESYLGHKVRKAVITVPAYFNDAQRQATKDAGQIAGLEVMRIINEPTAAALAYGLDKKKNEKIAVFDLGGGTFDISILDVADGVFEVLSTSGDTHLGGDDWDEALIDFIAEEFKREQGIDLRKDPMALQRLKEAAEKAKKDLSFQTQAEINLPFITADQTGPKHLMQTITRSQFEKLTDHLFERCRRPVFKALEDAKLKPSDIDEVVLVGGSTRMPRVQQIVKDIFGKEPHKGVNPDEVVAIGAAIQGGVLTGDVKDLLLLDVTPLSLGVETKGGVFTVLVPRNTTIPTKKQEIFTTAEDGQTAVTIQVFQGERPMAADNRLLGKFNLEDIPPARMGVPQIEVTFDIDANGILQVSAVEKGTGKQASVRIEASGGLSKEEIERMQREAEANAASDKKRRELAEARNEADQAVYRIEKTLEDAKDKLTEADTQAVKAAIERVKNAVKGDSIEAIRQATEDLKKAGMAMSEHLYASNQAGSSSPVGAGATTGNSAHKEDETIDVEFEEKK
- a CDS encoding efflux RND transporter permease subunit, encoding MARFFIDRPVFANVLAILTIIFGWVALQRLPIEQYPEITPPTVTVTTIYPGASAQVVNDTVAVPIEQQVNGVERMLYMSAVCAADGSYNLTVTFEIGTDLDVAQVLVQNRVAAAEPLLPEEVRRQGVLVKKQSVNIIQVVALFSPERTFDGLYLTNYAKLRVRDELSRIYGVGDVRVFGGSDYSMRVWLDPDKLKARRISAAEVIAAIRGQNLQVAAGQVGQPPNPSDAAFQFTVNTLGRLETPEQFEQIVVKSEPGNRLVYLKDVARVELGGQSYDQFALKNGNPAASCAIFQLPGANALEVARQVRATMKRLEKDFPEGLVYEITFDTTLFVEESIAEVYKTLFEAGVLVLLVILVFLQDWRALLIPATTVPVTIIGAFAAMAALGFTINLLTLFGLVLAIGIVVDDAIVIVENAAHHIEQGMPPREATIQAMDEVTGPIIGITLVLMAVFIPAAFLAGITGQLYRQFALTIAATALLSAINALSLKPAQSAAWLKPAPPRRWLLFRVFNAVYNRIEAVYSWIIARLVRATPLVLILFALLAAATFYGYQQIPRSFLPNEDQGYLVSIIQLPDAASLDRTREVVEKATTIFLETPGVKNAYGIGGFSFIDFSAAPNAATFFVIFDPWKQRGDDPQKSLGAIVGTLRSRFAQEMQEAFVLIFPPPAIRGLGAVGGFQLQIQDKQGLGGEELAKFVAELREDAAGQSKLAAVNTTFRANVPQLFIDIDRVKVEALGVHLDDVFTTLQATMGSTYVNDFNKFGRTFQVRVQADHPYRLRPDDIRRIEVRNNRGDMVPIGAMATIRSVVGPQVIPRYNLYPSALVTGEAAPGVSSGDAIAIIESMLDAKLTPALGYEWTGISYQEKIVGSEAILVFVMAVLMVYLVLAAQYESWILPWAVILTVPLALLGAALATVIRGMDINIYTQIGIVLIIALASKNAILIVEFARAKRQAGTPIHQAAVEAARLRFRPIIMTSLAFIMGVFPLVIAEGAGAAGRRALGTAVFGGMIASTVLAVFVIPSFYVAAESLRTALNQPTNRSANVSQTRRNDNHNHNPAPTPTAKGTPGDRDEPTNGVESSALKPPSGHATDLVSSES
- a CDS encoding efflux RND transporter periplasmic adaptor subunit produces the protein MTSSPPIIQPTVFAHRSCQPRQHLRRWTTQAATVILAAALGCAPRNEYAPPPPPTVTVARPESREVADTLEFTGTSRAFASVVLKARVSGYLKELKFRDGQEVAEGDPLFVIDPEPFEARLAQAKADLNRAEAAAALAQAEINRQRQLAQRNASSSQELDLKAAALKTAQAEIDAARAAIRAAQLDLDFTVVRAPISGRIGRRLVDPGNLVEAEKTELATLDRLDPLYVEFTVSERDLLEVLGTVVERARATLAVPPNSPGGSRAATPPGVVLEMGLGEDRSFPFRGELDYTDTGVDSGSGTMIFRGVFPNPDRRLVPGLFCRVRVTVGAPRARLVVPERALGIDLRGEYVLVVNAEDQVEIRPVRTGPVIDNGLKVIREGLGADEWVVVNGLQRARPGAKVAVEGRDAPTSPGESRGRAEDSANPTPTANTGLSDKERSLNLPAPDHSRPDESPSSVKVTPRATTPARPDLKTPSGSLTASGA